In one Agathobacter rectalis ATCC 33656 genomic region, the following are encoded:
- a CDS encoding replication-associated recombination protein A encodes MDLFDYMREQNKETSGPLASRMRPTTLDEVVGQQHIVGKDKLLYRAIKADKLSSIIFYGPPGTGKTTLAKVIAHTTSAEFMQINATSAGKKDMEEVVEQAKNNQGMYQKKTILFIDEIHRFNKGQQDYLLPFVEDGTIILIGATTENPYFEVNGALLSRSVIFELKKLSTDDIKVLLKRALTDTEKGMGAYNAQIDDDALDFLADVSNGDARAALTAIELGVLTTDRSDDGIIHITIDVASECIQKRVISYDKKGDNHYDTISAFIKSMRGSDPDAAVYYLARMLYAGEDVKFIARRIMILASEDIGNADPMAMVVAASAAAEVERVGMPEAQIILSQAVTYMACAPKSNASYNAISAAMSCVKQTKTPAVPAHLQDAHYGAAEKLGHGVGYKYAHDYPNHYVKQQYLPDGLTDRVFYKLTDIGYEAKIKAHMDELHRDCDT; translated from the coding sequence ATGGATTTATTTGATTACATGAGAGAACAGAATAAGGAGACAAGCGGTCCCTTAGCTTCTAGGATGCGTCCGACAACACTTGATGAGGTGGTCGGGCAGCAGCACATAGTTGGGAAGGACAAGCTTTTGTATCGTGCGATTAAAGCCGATAAGCTCAGCTCCATCATCTTTTACGGGCCGCCGGGCACCGGAAAGACTACTTTGGCAAAGGTCATAGCCCACACTACCAGTGCTGAGTTTATGCAGATTAATGCAACCTCTGCAGGCAAGAAGGACATGGAAGAGGTCGTGGAGCAGGCGAAGAATAATCAGGGAATGTATCAGAAGAAGACGATACTTTTTATCGACGAGATACATCGCTTCAACAAGGGGCAGCAGGATTATCTGCTTCCGTTTGTGGAGGATGGCACCATTATTCTGATAGGAGCTACCACTGAGAATCCTTACTTTGAGGTAAACGGTGCTTTGCTTTCACGCTCAGTTATTTTTGAGCTTAAAAAGCTGTCAACGGATGATATAAAGGTACTTCTTAAGAGAGCACTGACTGACACAGAAAAGGGCATGGGTGCATACAATGCACAGATAGATGATGATGCACTTGATTTCCTTGCAGATGTGTCAAACGGAGATGCGAGAGCGGCGCTCACAGCGATAGAGCTTGGTGTACTGACCACGGACAGGTCAGACGATGGCATCATTCATATCACTATCGATGTGGCGAGCGAATGTATACAAAAAAGAGTTATCTCCTATGATAAGAAGGGGGATAACCATTACGATACCATCTCTGCTTTTATAAAGAGCATGCGCGGCTCAGACCCGGATGCGGCGGTCTATTATCTGGCGAGGATGCTTTATGCCGGAGAAGATGTGAAATTTATCGCAAGACGAATCATGATACTTGCATCGGAGGATATAGGCAATGCAGACCCGATGGCTATGGTTGTAGCGGCATCGGCGGCGGCAGAGGTCGAGCGCGTTGGAATGCCGGAGGCACAGATTATTCTGTCACAGGCTGTCACATACATGGCATGCGCGCCAAAGAGCAATGCATCATATAATGCGATATCGGCAGCAATGAGCTGCGTGAAGCAGACTAAGACACCGGCTGTTCCGGCACATCTGCAGGATGCCCATTACGGTGCGGCAGAAAAGCTCGGGCACGGAGTCGGGTACAAATACGCACACGACTATCCAAATCACTATGTGAAGCAGCAGTATCTGCCGGATGGCCTTACAGACAGAGTGTTTTACAAACTTACGGATATAGGCTATGAGGCAAAGATAAAAGCACACATGGATGAGCTTCACAGAGACTGTGATACATGA
- a CDS encoding aminotransferase class I/II-fold pyridoxal phosphate-dependent enzyme yields MKKYTEMTKDELMQEKTALEAEYEKIKNLGLSLDMSRGKPGADQLDLSLPMLDVLKSDSDMKSESGLDVRNYACLDGIPEAKALIAGMVGAKPEQAIVYGNSSLNIMYDQVARAFIFGLCGNTPWCKLDKVKFLCPVPGYDRHFAITEEFGVEMINIPMTEDGPDMDMVEKYVNNDASVKGIWCVPKYSNPQGVVYSDETVERFAKLKPAADDFRIFWDNAYTVHHLYDDKQAEIPNILELCEKEGNPDMVFEFCSTSKVTFPGAGVAGICTSEKNREDIKKRLTIQTIGHDKINQLRHARFFKDVDGIKAHMAKHAALIRPKFELVENILTDEIASRGIGTWVKPLGGYFFGFEALSGCAKEIVAKCKEAGVTMTGAGSPFPYKKDPDDSVIRIAPTYPSLDELKKAAEVFVIVTRLVSVNKLLEA; encoded by the coding sequence ATGAAAAAGTATACAGAAATGACAAAGGACGAGTTAATGCAGGAAAAGACAGCACTTGAGGCTGAGTACGAGAAGATTAAGAATCTTGGCTTAAGCCTTGACATGTCGCGTGGAAAGCCGGGAGCAGACCAGCTTGACCTCTCACTCCCTATGCTCGATGTCTTGAAATCAGACAGTGATATGAAAAGTGAATCAGGACTTGATGTGAGAAACTATGCATGTCTGGACGGAATTCCTGAGGCAAAGGCCCTTATCGCAGGCATGGTAGGAGCAAAGCCTGAGCAGGCTATAGTATATGGAAACTCAAGTCTCAATATCATGTATGATCAGGTTGCACGTGCATTTATCTTTGGTCTTTGCGGCAATACACCATGGTGCAAGCTTGACAAGGTGAAGTTCCTCTGTCCTGTACCGGGCTATGACAGGCACTTTGCAATCACAGAGGAGTTTGGAGTTGAGATGATAAACATCCCTATGACTGAGGATGGTCCTGACATGGATATGGTTGAGAAATATGTCAATAACGATGCCTCTGTAAAGGGAATCTGGTGTGTTCCAAAATACTCTAACCCACAGGGTGTTGTATACTCTGATGAGACAGTTGAGCGCTTTGCAAAGCTTAAGCCTGCAGCAGATGATTTTAGAATCTTCTGGGACAATGCATACACAGTTCATCATCTCTATGATGATAAGCAGGCAGAGATTCCAAATATCCTTGAGCTCTGCGAGAAAGAGGGAAACCCTGATATGGTATTTGAGTTCTGCTCAACAAGTAAGGTGACATTCCCTGGTGCAGGCGTGGCAGGTATATGCACATCTGAGAAAAACCGTGAGGATATCAAGAAGCGCCTTACTATACAGACAATCGGACACGACAAGATTAATCAGCTTCGTCATGCGAGATTCTTTAAGGATGTAGATGGTATCAAGGCTCATATGGCAAAGCATGCAGCTCTTATCAGACCTAAATTCGAGCTGGTTGAGAATATCCTCACAGATGAAATTGCTTCAAGAGGCATCGGAACATGGGTTAAGCCGCTTGGTGGATACTTCTTCGGATTTGAGGCTCTTTCAGGCTGTGCAAAGGAAATCGTTGCAAAGTGCAAGGAAGCTGGTGTCACAATGACAGGTGCAGGCTCTCCTTTCCCTTACAAGAAGGATCCGGATGACAGCGTGATAAGAATTGCTCCGACATATCCATCACTTGATGAGCTGAAAAAGGCTGCAGAGGTGTTTGTTATTGTCACACGTCTTGTCAGCGTAAATAAGCTGCTCGAGGCATAA